Below is a window of Lentimicrobiaceae bacterium DNA.
AAACATGTTTGCCAACAGGTCTTTTGTAGCTAAATATGTTAATAACGGATTGAGAGATATTGGCTTTGCGGCTTCATATAAGTTTGATTGTAAAATACCAATAGAATTGTGGGGCAGCATTATGAACGGCACAGGTGGCAACAATCCGGAGTGGATAGTTAAACCAAATTACTCTACACGATTACTTGTTACGCCATTAAAAAATTTGAGGGTCGTGGCTAATTTATACAAAGGGAATACAATTCTTGAGCAAGATTTGTTTATGATTGGTGGCGAGTTACGCTACAAATCGCAGAGGCTTTTAGTTGAGATGGAATATTTGGAAAGAAGTTACAACGATACTACAGCAACTAAAATACATCAGGATGCGTTTTATATTCATTCCTTGTATCACTTTCCTATAAATACAAAGATTTTCAAATATATAAATCCGCTTATTAGGTACGACTATATGGGCTCAAAGCTGTATAAAACGATAAATGCCGAAAGAATAACCGCAGGTGTTAATCTCGGACTTTTCCCAAAACAATTTTTAGGTGAAATTAGGCTCAACTACGAAAAATACTTAAACGGGTACCTGCCTATACATTTCGACAAGTTCACCGTTGAGTTTGTTTTAAGTTTTTAAGATTTTTCACAGCAACTGTACAACTGTTCTTTTTCTTCAATATAGCCGATAGAATTATGTGCGGCGTCTTGTTCGGCTAATTTAATAGAGCTACCTCTTCCGTGACCAACGGTGTTGCCGTCAATCACAACATCAACTTCAAACCCGATACTGGCATCAGTTTGACATAATACGAAATCTATATCAAGGTTATATTTTTGAGCAAAATTTATAACTTGCTTTTTATAGTTGGTATCTGTTTGCTCAACGTCTTCAATATCAATATAATTGGGAATGATTTTTTTTACAACAATATTGTACGTAAAATTATAGCCTTTGTCAATATACATAGCACCTATAAGAGCTTCTAAAGCATTGCCTTTTATGGAGCAGTTGTTGGGTATGGGTCTAACCGTGTCTATTGCAATTGTAATACCCAAATCGTCTGAAAGTTCGTTCAGTCTGTTTCTGCACACCAACCTCGACCTCATTTCCGTCAAAAAACCTTCGTCTTTTAGCGGGTATCTCTTAAATAGGTAATCGGCAATAATCAAATTAATAACCGAATCGCCCAAAAATTCTAAGCGTTCGTTGGTAACTTTATGATTTTTATGCTCGTCTATCGATTTTGACTTATGCCTAAGTGCAATATCGTACAGCTTAATATTTTTGGGGTAAAAGCCAAAAATGCTCCTAACAAATAGAAAAATTCTTCTGTTATGAGCATTGTACTTGATTAAGCGTAATTTATGTAGAAACAATTATTTTACAAATTTTTTAAAAATAATTGAGGCATTATGACCGCCAAAGCCGAAAGTATTGCTTAAAACAACGTTGAGGTCTTTTTTAAGAGCTTTGTTGTAAACAATATTAACGTCTTGGTTTATTTCGGGGTCATCGGTAAAGTGGTTGATTGTAGGAGGAACTATACCGTTTTGCATAGCCATAATAGATGCAATAGCTTCAATAGCACCGGCAGCGCCAAGTAGGTGTCCGGTCATCGACTTTGTGGAGTTAACGGCTAACTTGGAACTATGTTCACCAAAAACACTTAAAATAGCTGTAATCTCAGCTATATCGCCAAGTGGTGTAGATGTTCCGTGAGTGTTAATGTGGTCGACATCTGTAGTGCTAAGGTTTGCATCTTCAAGAGCAAGTTTCATACCTTTAATAGCTCCGTGTCCTTCGGGGTGAGGTGCAGTAATATGATGGGCGTCGCCCGTCATACCTGCTCCTGCTACTTCGCAATAAATTTTGGCTCCACGAGCTAATGCATGTTCGAGTTCTTCAAAAATTAATGCACCGGCGCCTTCTCCTAACACAAAACCGTCGCGGTCTTTATCAAACGGACGAGATGCTGTTTTCGGATCATCATTGCGAGTAGAGATTGCATGCATTGCATTAAAACCTCCAACACCTGGAATGTTGATTGCAGCTTCGGAACCTCCCGTTACAAAGGCATTAGCTTTACCTAATCTGATGTAATTAAAAGCGTCAATCATGGCGTGTGCCGATGATGCACAAGCTGATACGATTGCGTAGTTAGGTCCTCTAAAACCATACTTGATAGATATTTGACCGGCTGCAATATCTGCAATCATTTTCGGTACCATCAGAGGGTTAAATCTTGGTGTGCCGTCTCCTTGGAGAAATTCTTCAACTTCGTTGTACATGGTATTCATACCACCTATTCCGGATGCCCAAATAACTCCAACACGGTCGCAATCGACGTTGTCGTTTAACAAATTCGACATATCAACAGCTTCTTGCGATGCTACCATGCCGTAAATTGTATATAAGTCGAGCTTGCGAGCCTCTTTTCTATCAAGATATTGCAAAGGATCAAAATCTTTCACCTCGCAACCAAATTGAGTTTTAAATTTACTTGCATCAAAATGAGTTATAGGTCCGGCACCGCTAACACCATTAACCAACGACTCCCAATACGATTGTACAGTATTGCCTATTGGCGTTACCGATCCCAGACCCGTAACAACTACTCGTTTTAAATTCATAAAATTTAATGAATTATTTTAGACTTTTTTCTAAATAATTGATTGCGTCTCCCACAGTAACTATTTTTTCTGCTTCTTCGTCAGGAATTGCAATGTTGAATTCTTTTTCAAATTCCATGATAAGTTCAACTGTGTCAAGTGAATCTGCACCTAGATCGGTTGCAAAGTTAGCTGTTGGAACAACTTCACTTTCTTCTACGCCTAATTTTTCTACAATAATAGCTTTAATTCTGTTTGCTACGTCTGTCATTGTGATTAAAATTTAAATGTTTATAATCGGCAAAAATACAATTTTTTTAATAATTACCTAATTTTGTCATAACAAAATATATTTTGTGCCTATTTATTAGGTTATCAGTACTGAAAATGTGGCTTTTAGCCCCGAAGTTTCGGGGCTGGTGATGAGTGGTGGGTGATGGGTGGTGAGTGTTTCGACATTTTTGGCACTTCGATACGCCTTCGGCACTCAGTGACCGAAAATGCCTAACTCGAACATAACCCGCACCCCGCAACCCGCACCCCGTACCGCCAATAGCCAACAGCCAATTTGCTGGCGCGCTTTTGTAAAGCGTGTCAGCAAACTCCTAACTCGTAACTCTCCCGCACCCTGCGCCGCCAATAGCCAATAGCTAACAGCCAACAGCTAATGACCAACAGCAAATATATGTTTACGTGTTGATACAATGTTATTACGGATATTTTGTAATTTAGTGGCGTCAATTTGTTAAATAAATGAAAACAAAATTTAAGAAAATTATTTCCGGCATTACGTATTCGGGTGTTAAAAAGGTATTGTTATTTGTTGTAGCTATTGTTTTGGTTATGATAATGTTACCTAAACAACAAAAATTTAAGTACGATTATTTTTTGGGAAAACCATGGAAATACGACGACTTCTATGCTATAGACGATATTGCTATTCTTAAACCCGAAGACGAATTGGAAAAAGAAAGACAGAAAGTATCGGAAGAAAGTTTACCTTATTATACTCGAAATACCTACATTCAGGATAGTGTTAAAATAGAATTGAAAAACTATTTGTACAGCATCGATACTTCTCCGGAATTAAGCCATAAGAGGTCGGCTTTTTTTTCTAAAAATAAAGAAAAAATTTTGTCGTTAGGTAGCAGATTATTAGATTCGGTTTACAACAAGGGTATAATTTTATTGAACGAAAATGCTAGCGAAAAGCTAAGTGCCGAAAATGCCGATAATATTATGCTTATGATAGGCAATAACAAGGTTCAGGTACATAATAAAAACGACTTCCATAATATTGCATCGGCGAATAATTATTTTATTAACAATCTGAAAAATCAGCCCGAGGAGGTATCAAAACGGCTTTTGCCTGTTCTTCAAAGATTATTGACGTACAATATTAATTTTAGTCAAAGTTACACGCAACTGCATTACGATCAAAGCATCAGCAGAATTTCATTAACTCGCGGTGTTATACAAAAAGGCGAAAGAGTTGTTGCTCGTGGCGAAATCGTCAATCAAACTAAGTTTTTGGCTCTTGAAACCATCAGACAGAACTACGAATCGCAGCAGATTGACAAAAAACATTACACCAACACTCTAATAGGGCAGTTGATATTGGTTTGCATAGCTTTTGCCACAATAGCCTTGTATCTGTTTACATTTAACAATAAATTGTTCAATTCCGATAAATCTATAGGCTTGCTTTTGTTTTTAATTCTGCTTGTAGTCGGAATGGTGATATTATCGTTGAAGTTGGCTCCTGAGTTCTTGCTAATTGTCCCAATACCGGTTGTTCCTTTGATGATACGTCTGTTTTTTGATTCAAAAACGGCAATATTCGTACATGTTCTTGTTATGGTAATTTTATCATTTATAGTTCCCAATAATATCGTGTTTTTATTTACCGAGCTTGTTGTTGGTGTTGTAGCCATTATTAGCATTGTAAGTTTAGAAAGAAGGTCGCAGTTGTTTACTACATCATTAATAATTTTTATTAGCTATTCGCTGATATACACAGGCTTTTACTTGATACAAGAAGGAACTTTGCAGGGTATTAATTTCGTTTCGTATATAATTTTGTTTGTTAGTTCGTTGCTGACTATGTTGGTTTATCCGCTGTTATTTTTGTTTGAAAAGTTGTTCAGAATAACAACTAACATAACTTATTTTGAGCTTACCGACACAAACCATCCGTTGCTAAGAGAGTTGTCGCTAAAGGCTCCCGGCACTTTTCAGCATTCGCTTATGGTTTCCAATATGGTTGAAGAAGCATGTATAGCAATTGGAGCAAATTCTTTGTTGGGCAGAGTTGGAGCTTTGTACCACGATATAGGAAAAATCGACAACCCACAGTTTTTTATAGAAAACCAAACTAGCGGTTACAATCCACACGATGATATTGAATACACCGAAAGTGCAAAAATAATTGTAGGGCACGTTATTAAGGGTATTGAAAAAGCCAGAGCTCAAAGGATCCCTAACGAAGTCATTGATTTTATCAGAACGCATCACGGAACTAGATGTGCTCAGTATTTTTACAATAAATACAAAATTGCCAATCCCGATAAAGAGCCCGACGAAAAAATATTCAGGTATCACGGTCCTATTCCACAAACTAAAGAGACTTCTATTTTGATGATAGTTGACCCGGTTGAGGCTGCTTCAAGGACTCTGAAAACGCCTACTGAACAGAATATTGTAGAACTTATTGAAAACGTAGTTAAAACAATTATTGATGCCAAGCAGTTCGACAACTCGGAGCTTACTTTGCAAGAAATTGATATGGTAAAAAAAGTACTTAAAAGCAGATTGATGAGTATTTATCACGTCAGAATTGAATATCCGGTGGTTAAATAAATTATTCTTGCAACATTTTGGGCATTGTTACGTTATTATTTTCAAAAAACAGATTAAGCACTTTAAAGTCGAACGATTTTTGCTGATGGAATTTATAAGAAAAAAAATCTCGTTTGTGTTGGTGGCAATTGCGTTGCTGATGAGTTCTTATTTGTTCGGTCAGAGCAAAAACAAGTGGATGGAAAATGTTTTGGTCGAAACTCGACTTAACTATGGCTTTTTGATAAATCACCATTTGGAAATGGAAATTTATAACAGCCATTTTCCTATGTTTGAAGTAAATATAGGGAAAGAAACTTTTGGCAAAAAACGTTGGCATTCTTATTATTTGTATCCGTTTTTAGGACTTAGTTATCAGTATTCGCATTTGGGCAATTCTAATATTTTAGGGAGCTCTCATGCAGTTTTTCCATATATCAATTATCCTTTGTTTCGCAACGGTCGCGAGTCATTAAATTTTCGTGTAGGATTAGGATTGGCGTATCTTACCAAGTGCTACGACCGTATTGATAATTACAAGTACATTGCAATTGGCTCGCATATAAATGCGGCAGCCAATTTTATTTTGGAGTATCGCTACGAAGTTTCAACGCGGTTACAAACTTCAATAGGACTATCGCTAACTCACTTTTCAAACGGTTCTACCAAAAATCCCAACTACGGAATAAATATTCCCACAATCGATGCTTCGTTGGCATACCGACTCAAGCGAAAAGAAAATTACAGAGAGTATAAGATACTGCCCGACTTGTACATTTTTGAGTTTCCAAAACCTAAATCCTTTGATTTTAATGCAAACTTCAACGTTGCCTTTAAGGACATGGAAAACATCAACAACCGAAAATTTATGATTTACAATTTTGCTTTTACCACAATGAAACGAATTTCGTACAAGAGTAGTTTTGGTGTGGCTCTTGATGTAACATCTCACGGAGCCGATTACTACATGGCAGATTACGATAGCATTGAATACAAACGTGAGAGTCAGCTTCTTAGGCTTGGTGGAAGTGCGATGTACAAACTAAGCATGTCGAAATTGCATTACTACGGCGGATTTGGATTTTATTTTAGTGGAAAAGTCGTTCTTTGGGAATCGTATTTTAAAATTGGTTTACAGTACGATATAAATGATTTTTTGTTTGCCGATTTAACGCTTAGAACCAATTTTGGCAAAGCCGATTTTGTAGGTTTAGGCTTGGGTTATAAGTTTACTTACTATGGAGATGGAAGGAAGCATAGAGGTGGTGGGTGAATGGTGAATGGTGAATGGTGATGGGTGATGGGTGATGGGTGATGAGTGATTCGACATTTTCGGTCATTGAGTGCCGATATTGAGCGAAGCGAGATATCGGTGTATCGAAATGCCGAAAATGGTGGTTGGAAGTTCTGAGTTCTGAGTTCTGAGTCAGGAGTTTAAATACTCGTAACTCGTAACTCCAAACTTAGAACTAACACGCAACTCGCACCACGTAACACGCAACCCGCAACACGAATCCGCCAACAGCTAATAGCCAATAGCTAACTTTATCGGACAACAATAATTTTAATAATAATTTGTTACTTTTGAGACCATTACATAATTAAGATGAAAAAACTAAGTTACATACTGATATTATTTGTCGCTGTAGCCTTGTTGAGCTCCTGTTCCGATAGTCATTGGTTTGATTTTGCCAAAAGTACGGGCGAAATTGTCAGAATTGAGCGTCCATTGGAAGGCACATTTGACACTTTGGTTTTTAACGATAACATAAACGTTGAGATTACAATTGGCAACGAATATAAGTTGGAATTGGAAGGCGGAGAAAATTTACTGCCCGGGATTGAAACTTCCGTTAAAGATAGCACTATTACTTTTTCCAATAAAAACAGATTTAATTGGGTTAGGTCGTACAAGCCAAAAATTAATGCATATCTGACTTTACCTTTCATTTCGCAAATGAGATACAAATCGGTAGGCACTATAACCAATACGGGTACTATTATGCAACCTTATCTTGATATACTGGGGACAGGCGGTTCGGGTTATATTAAACTTAACCTTAATGTCAACGAACTTAAATTAGCTTTGGTAAACGGAGCCATTGATGCCGACCTAAAAGGCAGAGTTGGAGCTCTTTACGCTTTTAACGACGGATTAGGCGTTTTTAGATGCTATGAGCTTAATACAGGATTTTTGTACATTACTAATAAAGCTGCAAACAACTGCTACGTTACTGCTACTAACACTATTGAATACGTAATTGAAGGCGTTGGAGATATTTACCTAAAAGGCAATCCACCTAATATAAGCGGTACTGCAAGTGGAGGAGGAAAATTGGTGATGAGTGAATAGTGGTGGGTGGTGGTTGGAGAATGGTGGTGGGTGGTGGCTTGTCCCGAGAATTCGGGAGTGGTGGATGGTGAGTGGTGAGTGGTGGCTTGTCCCGAGAATTCGGGAGTGATGGGTGATGAGTGGTGAGTGGTTGGAAGTCAGGAGTTCTGTCCCGAAGTTTCGGGAGAGTTCTGAGTATCGAGTACCGTGACTCCTAACTCGTAACTCCTCACTCAGAACTAGCCAAAAGCCAACGGCTAACAGCCAACAGCTATATTGTTAAATATTCGCTTTGCAAAAGCGAGCGAGCGTCAATAAAAAAAATCTGCTGGCGCGCTTTTGTAAAGCGTGCCTACAAACTCGAAACTCGAAACTCGAAACTCCTAACTAACCCGCAACTCGTAACCCGTAACCCGCAACCCATAACAGCCCATTACTCCAAAGTGTCTCATTTTGAGACTTTAGCACCCGCTCGCTTTGCAAAAGCGAGCGAGCGTCGATAATAAAAATTTGCTGGCGCGCTTTTGTAAAGCGTGCCGGCAAACTCGAAACTCGCAACTCGAAACTCCTAACTAACCCGCAACTCGTAACCCGTAACCCGTAACTCGAAACTCCTAACTAACCCGTAACCCGTAACCCGCACCTCGCACCTCGCACCCCGCACCCCGCAACTCGTAACTCGCAACCCGTACCCCGTACCCCGTACCCCGCAACCCATAACAGCCAATTACTGCAAAATTTCTCATTTTGAGAATTTAGTGTTTCTAGTTACACTTCAATATTTCGGCTACTATTTTTTGTTTCAACATTTCGGCTAAGCTAACAACCACAGCGCAAAGCTCGAAGTTGCAACCAATTTTTAATTACAAATTAAAAATTGTTAAAAAATTTTTAACAATTTTTTAACATGGAAATAAAATTAATATACTTTTGTGCCTTATAGTTTTTCTGCAACACCTTGGTTCAGACAAACTAACAGTATTAAAACCAATTATTAATTAATCAATTCAAGCTATGAAAAAAATTGTACTCTTAGCTACATTTATTGTAGGCATGGCATTTAGCACTGTTTCTTATGGTCAAACATTAGCATACACGTTTGATCTTAACAACCTAACCTACACACAAGATTTTACTATCCCGAGCTACCCCTACGAAATTTATCCAACAGGTTGGAAAGGAATTAAAGCAGGTGGTACGTACCACTACTACGAAATAGGCGAAGATATTCCATTGGATTGCACAACCGGTGAAGGCGCAGATAATTCTGGCGTTTACCTTGTTGGTCCGCCTTATTATAGTAATTTCACCGAAAGAGCTTTTGGCTCAAGGGCTGATGAAATGATAGTTCCGGCTTTTGGAGCTGTATTTAAAAACAATACGGGTTATAAAATTATCAAAATTGATTTCTCGGGTTTTTGCGAACAATGGCGTACCGGAGGTTACTCTTACGTTCATGAAATTACATATTTTGAAATTAGCTTTAATGCTAACGACCTTTACGATCCTGATGCAACTTGGATAAAATTAAGCAGTTTTGACCTTAAAGAAATTAGACATGATCTTTCGACCGCATCACAAGGTATAGATGGTAACTTGGATGATAACAGGGAATATATTAGTGCAAGCTACGAAAATGCACAGTGGCAACCAGGCAGTAATATGTGGATACGCTGGACTGATGTCGATGACGATGGCTTAGACGCACTAATGGCTATTGACGACCTTTGTATTACGGTTACTCCTGACGTTAAGGCTATTCCGCAAGGGATTGCACACAATTTCGACCTTTACAACATGACCTATAATCAAAATTTCGACGGTATGGGAACCGGCGGGACAAACTATCCTACAGGTTGGTTAGGATTTCAAGGTGGTGGCAACAATCCAATAATGATAGGTACAACCCTTCCGATAGAAGTTACTGACGGCTCAAGTGGAAATGGGGGCATGTTCAATGTTGGTACATCCGGCGAAAACGATAGAGCTTTGGGGTCAGTATCCTTTTATGGGATGACGGTTCCGGTATTCGGAGCTGTATTAAAAAACAGTACATGCAGAACTATTTCAAAATTAGACTTCTCGGGCTATTGCGAGCAATGGCGTACCGGTGGTATGAGTAGCATAGATGAGGTTCATAAGTTTGAAATCAGCAATGACGCTACTTGCCTTAATGACACTAGTGCCACCTGGTCAAGGGTGAGCAGTTTTGACCTTAAAGAAAAGTTAACAACCACAAACGGTTCGTACGCAGTAAATGGTAACTTGGCTGACAACAAGATGCAAATTACTGCATCTGTAATTGTAGACTGGCCACATAACACAAAAGTGTGGATACGTTGGTCTGACGACCAAGTATTTGCCAACAACTCATTATTAGCTATCGACGACCTTTCAATTACAGCCACTTTGGCAGACCCAGTATTAAACGTTACTCGTCCCGATATAGGGGCTAGATGGGAACAAGGCTCAACTTACCATATTAGATGGCTACAAGCAAGTATTGTCGATGGTGTTAAAATTGAAATTAAAAATACTGCATCAAGCACTTGGAATACCTTAGCAGAAAACATAACTCCAACTAATGGCTTTTGGGCTTGGAACATTCCTGCCGACTACCCAACGGGTACCTATAAAATTAAGTTAACAGCAGGTTCAAAAGTAGCAGAGAGCGTAATTTTTAATATTGTAGCACCTATCCTACAAGTAGCACATGTATTTGACGTTAACAACGCAACCTACAATGAAAATTTCGACGGCATGGGACCCACCGGAACAAATTATCTAACAGGTTGGAAGGGAGTTGGTATATATCATGCTGGTGGTAGTAGCAATCTTCTGTTACAAATTTCCAACGGTGATCCAGCCGTTGCCGGCGAAGTATTCAATACCGGTTCATCCGGCGATACCGATAGAGCTTTGGGAACAAGAACAAACGAATCACAGTCACGGCAGCCATGTATCGGAGCTGTATTTAAAAACAATACCGGCTCAAGTATTAAATATATTGATTTCTCCGGTTTTTGCGAACAATGGAGCACAGTAGGATGGAATCCTATGTCCGGTAGCTACGATGAGGTTCATGCTTTTGAAGTCAGTTTCAATGCTAGAGATATTGACGATAAATTGGCTACTTGGGAATCTGTTAATTTTCACCTTTATGAAATTGTAAAGAATAGTTACCAAACTGTAGCTGTAGATGGTAATTCGGATACTTACAGAAAACCTATAAGTAATAATAATTATTATACAAACCATAATTGGGAACAAGGTGCCAATATGTGGATACGCTGGACTGACGACGATCCAAAAAAGGGCAAAAATTCACTACTTGCTATCGACGACCTTTCAATTGCAGTTACTCCGGCTCCGTTTATAAATGTTATTTCCCCAAAAACAGGAGATAAATGGCAAGGAGGCTCGTACTTTAATATTAAATGGTCGCATGCAGGTATGACCGAAGGTGTAAAAATTGAACTAAAAAATTTAACAGCCGGCTCAGAATGGACAACCTTAGCCGAAAACGTACCTATAAGTAAAGGCTCTTGGGAATGGGCAATTCCGCACAGTCAACAGGTAGCTTCGTACAGAATTAGATTAACAGCCGGTGGAATATCTGTGGAGAGTGAAATTTTTTCTGTTGAAAATAGATATATATTCATTGAAGCTCCCGGAGTTATTGGCGAACTTAATAAATGGGTAAAAGGCACTACACATGATATTGTGTGGGCTATAGCTGAAGTTATGTCGGGTAACGTAAAAATAGAACTTACCCGCAATGCATCTGCAGCTAATCCCGTTTGGGAAGTGCTTGTAGCTTCGGTTCCGGTAGCAAACCGAGCTTGGACTTGGAATATTACGCAAGACGCAAGCAACGACTGTAAGATTAGAATAACGCATGAATTACGCGATTATTCGGCAGAAAGTGTGACATTTAGTATTATAGACCCTGCAGATGTGCCTAAAATAT
It encodes the following:
- a CDS encoding T9SS type A sorting domain-containing protein, with protein sequence MKKIVLLATFIVGMAFSTVSYGQTLAYTFDLNNLTYTQDFTIPSYPYEIYPTGWKGIKAGGTYHYYEIGEDIPLDCTTGEGADNSGVYLVGPPYYSNFTERAFGSRADEMIVPAFGAVFKNNTGYKIIKIDFSGFCEQWRTGGYSYVHEITYFEISFNANDLYDPDATWIKLSSFDLKEIRHDLSTASQGIDGNLDDNREYISASYENAQWQPGSNMWIRWTDVDDDGLDALMAIDDLCITVTPDVKAIPQGIAHNFDLYNMTYNQNFDGMGTGGTNYPTGWLGFQGGGNNPIMIGTTLPIEVTDGSSGNGGMFNVGTSGENDRALGSVSFYGMTVPVFGAVLKNSTCRTISKLDFSGYCEQWRTGGMSSIDEVHKFEISNDATCLNDTSATWSRVSSFDLKEKLTTTNGSYAVNGNLADNKMQITASVIVDWPHNTKVWIRWSDDQVFANNSLLAIDDLSITATLADPVLNVTRPDIGARWEQGSTYHIRWLQASIVDGVKIEIKNTASSTWNTLAENITPTNGFWAWNIPADYPTGTYKIKLTAGSKVAESVIFNIVAPILQVAHVFDVNNATYNENFDGMGPTGTNYLTGWKGVGIYHAGGSSNLLLQISNGDPAVAGEVFNTGSSGDTDRALGTRTNESQSRQPCIGAVFKNNTGSSIKYIDFSGFCEQWSTVGWNPMSGSYDEVHAFEVSFNARDIDDKLATWESVNFHLYEIVKNSYQTVAVDGNSDTYRKPISNNNYYTNHNWEQGANMWIRWTDDDPKKGKNSLLAIDDLSIAVTPAPFINVISPKTGDKWQGGSYFNIKWSHAGMTEGVKIELKNLTAGSEWTTLAENVPISKGSWEWAIPHSQQVASYRIRLTAGGISVESEIFSVENRYIFIEAPGVIGELNKWVKGTTHDIVWAIAEVMSGNVKIELTRNASAANPVWEVLVASVPVANRAWTWNITQDASNDCKIRITHELRDYSAESVTFSIIDPADVPKIFISEYIVGSGNNKAIEIYNGTGDAINLPKLKVLVYPSNSIYRREWSFGTQYLAAGNAYVIYNHGANAGIKDYGDDEYSYLFESVNGDDAIAVHYDGVLCDLFGKIGDNPASGAWDVAGVADATKNKTLLRKLNVTKGNYMPKSSFGTTAENSEWVVKETDYFGNVGGFGAVLTHGANTGLDASYDLPISDAIDTTFNLIINNNTVDVNSNLNNVNNLVLKELGNTTFTIQPNVNLNIAGSIFSKMPIAYPPNAPATASFDVLSDNTGTGTFLHNFTANGNIKRYISGNAILTANCYHGVSVPLVQSANPQSGLFMGSYLYSFNESLNQWEGMGSSTTNALDVTKGYLIYYPGDNKTYNFNGTFNYDQFTIPYTATDADKGFNFIPNPYPSHIDFSEIENFPASLSPGFWVWDNGNYRAYNVPAGTGTTTNYDTISIGQAFFVRATGAGILSLTNKCRVGNKTGKLTPFYSTGNQRNTLRIAANGNQLQDEILFVFDNKWNLGTDEGDMVKMVGSEEAPQLSSINADNEKLTLNTLPLNRYETNIPLNFTLSASTQVKFVADISSLQNDITPYLIDKKENRTVNLRQNPAYTFNHAYTDNDNRFELKLVNAVYSTPYDLADENMIYVNSNNQIVISIPDMQNTKTMVNIYDMQGKLVSSNSVYLTDTFVTQAPFVSGVYMVSVVNSTQTVNKKVVVTR